The DNA region ACATTAAGGAAGGCGAGAAGATCATTGAGCTGCTCAGTATCATTGGTGCGCATCAGGCTCTTTTCAAGTTCGAGGATGTGCGCATCATGCGAGATATGCGTAATTCCGTTAACCGCATCGTCAATTGCGAGACAGCTAACTTGAACAAAACGATTGGAGCAGCAGTCAGACAGATTGATAATATCAGACTGTTGCAAAAGGAAGTTGGTCTGGAGTCGTTGCCTGAAAAGCTTCGTGAAGTGGCTGAAGTCAGACTCGCCCATCCGGATATCAATCTTAAGGAAGTAGGCGAGCTGCTTAAGGGTACAGTCAGCAAGTCGGGAGTGAATCACCGACTCCGCAAGATTGATGAGTTGGCTGAGAAGGTTCGTAACGAGAGATAGGGTTAAATAAAGGGTGAGGGCAACCTGCAATGCTCATTGTGCTGGTTTCTTGCCGAAAGGTCAGGTTAAAGCAAGTTTGCAAGGATTTGCAGGAACCTACTCAGGCGTATGAAGATGATCTAAATAGACTGAAATGGGTCAAAATAATGGGATCTCAACCGCCTTGAGTTTTTCTTCTAGTGTCCTGCACGCGTTAATGGTATAATGTTGTATAAATATAATTGTGTATTTAATGTCCAGATTTCATAATAGGGGGTAAGTTTCCATGACAAAGCACCCGGTAGTTGTCCGTTTGAAAACGGGTCTCCATGCCAGACCTGCGGCACTGTTCGTTCAAGAAGCGAATAAGTACTCATCTGAAGTGTTCGTCGAGAAGGACGACAAAAAAGTAAATGCAAAAAGTATCATGGGGATCATGAGCCTTGCAATCAGCACAGGTACGGAAATCCAGATTAGCGCAGAAGGCGCGGACGCCGAACAGGCTGTAAACGCTTTAGTTAGTCTGGTAAGCAAGGAAGAACTTGAAAACCAATAAGATATCAATGAAGAAGTCCCGAAAGGGGCTTTTTTGCGTTTTGAGGCTGTCAAGTGCAACATTATGGAATTAAGCCCGTCTGTTAGGTATCAAATCGATTTGAGTTTGAGATGTTAAAACTTAAGGAGGCTAACGTGATGGGTAAACAATGGATGAAACCGCTGGGTGCGGTATTGGTTGCAGGAACATTGCTTGTTGGAGGTACTGCATGGGTGGCACCGGGGAATTATGCGTATGCTGCTGAAGTTCAGGGAGTTCAGCAAAATGTGATTAACGTTGTGGGTACAGGGGAGATTCAGGTGAAGCCGGATATCGCTTATCTTTCCATTGGAGTGAATAGTACCGCGGAAACAGCAGCATCTGCTCAAAAAGCGAATGCGGCGAAAATTCAGAAGGTAACCAATCTGCTGAAAAATACGTGGAAAATCAGTGCAGATGATATTCAAACCAGTCAGTTCTACGTACAGCCTAACTACACGTATAGCGATAAAGACGGACAGAAGATTAAAGGGTACACAGCGCATCACACACTGACTGTCACATACCGTGATATGGACAAGATCGGTGAGCTTCTGGATGCTGCTTCCCAAGCTGGTGCCAACAACATTGAAAACGTGCGCTTTACGGTCGAAAAACCGGAAAGTTTTGAAGCTCAAGTGATTGAGAAAGCTGTTGCCAATGCTGATGTGAAAGCTGGAGCTATTGCCAAAGCGGTTAAACGTCAACTGGGTGCTGTTCTTTCCGTGAGCCAAGGTGATGCCAATGTGCCTGTAATGTACGCAACCGAATCTTTGATGTCCCAAGCGAAGTCAGATGCAGTAGGGGGCACAGCCATTGAAACAGGACAGGTCAAAGTAAGCACAACGCTGAATATTACTTATGAAATGAAATAAGCAAAATAATTAATGCCGAATGTCCGTTAGAGATATGCTTGATCGGGCGAAAGGCATTAATGACAAAGACGTTGTCCATTAGACGACGTCTTTTTTGTTATAAAGGCAGACTTTGATGAAGTTTGAAAAGAAGAGTTGAAATATGGCGAAATAAAATGCTGTTATTTGGTATCTTTTTTGTCCATTTGTTCGTAACAAAACCTTCATTATCAGCTCCTGGATCGAACAACATTGTAACTGGAGCTGTAAACCTTTCCGGAATTGGGTTAAGTATAATAAAGAGGTGAGCGTATGAGACATACGATCAGGTCAGGATACATACGCAATGACACTCAAATGTGAATTCGAGAGAGGAGTTATATATATGACATCATGGAAAAAATGGACGAGTGCACTACTGGCGGCAGGAATTATTGTAGGGAGTGGAGCTGTATGGCAGGATAGTTCCGTGCAGGCAGCTTCGGTATCGACGAAAGTGACAACACCTACGGAGGTGACCCTGAAGTCTGGAGGCAAAACTCTTACTCAAAAAGGACTTCTGCAAGGTGGCTCTACTTGGGTATCGCTTACCGCAGTGAAAGATGTTGCGGGTGGAAGCTTGAAATATGATGCAAAAGCTAAGGAGTACGCCTTAACGGCAGCCAGTAATACAATGACGATCAGCCTGATTGATGGTTCGCCGAGTGTTAGAATTAACAACTACTACCCGCAAGTGGAAGCGAAGCTCATTAATGGCCGACTGTATATTCCATTCTCTGCAATGAGAGATTATCTGGGTGTTCAGGGCAGCTGGGATGGAAAAGCGAAGACACTGACGCTGAGCAAAGTGAAGCAGAATAGTGTGGCGATTAAGGCGGCAACAGTGAAAGTCAGCATCAAGAACGCCGAAGTCGATATCCAATATCCTCAGGTCAGCGGACTGGCTAACGATAAAGCAGAAGCAGCGATCAACAAGGTGCTGAAGGATGAAGTCGATGCTTTTGTAGCGGATTTCAAAAAACAAACCAAGGAATTTGGAGACGCAACAGCGAACCGTCCATATGCATTTGAGAGCTCCTATGTCGTGACGTACAACGAAAATGGTGTGCTTGGGCTCATTACTCAAAGATATCAGGACTATGCGGGCGCACATGGCATGACGTTCCGTTCGGGTCACACCTTTGCTCTGGATTCCGGTAAGGAATTGAGTCTGGATGATGTGATACAAAATAACAAAACCGTGCGTGAAACGTTGAGTAAAAAAGTTGGAGATCAGCTTAAAGCTAGTGGCGGTTATCTTGAAGGCTATAAAGGCTTGAATAAAGATCAGGATTTCTATGTAACACCCACAGGTGTAGTTGTATTCTTCCAGTTGTATGAGTACACAGCTTATGCAGAGGGTTTTCCGGAATTCCCATTCACGTATAAAGAGTTGCTTCCTAAGGGCACAGAACCGTTTAGTGGGTTAACTGCAAACAAGTAAAGTGTTGAAAATATTACAGGCACCTAGACAGCTTTCGACTTGCACTGACCTCTGTAGAGACCCTTTAGGACTACATTAGTCACTCCTTAAGTAATTCATTGGATGTTGGGAACTCTAACGAACCTGTTGCACTTTATAAGGTTAAATATGAGGCTTTGTATGCTGTAACGAATCGTAGAGATGCTATTCAGTGAAGAAACGGGGAAGTCGAGTGGAAATGGGCGCAAGTTAGCAATAATAACATTCCTGTGATTCGTTAGAATTTCATTTCGTTGAAATGTTGGATAATAGCGTGTGCTTAGTTCGGTAGATGTAAGTTAGTGTTAGTTATATTGCTAGCGTAACGCGTCGAGAGTAAAGTAAATCGATTAAATAAATATCATGCACTCTTATGTTATATAAAAAAAGGCGCCCTCGTCATATTGACGAGGGCGTCCTTTTTTCATATAGCCACCTCAACTGGGCGATGACCATTTGAGGTGGCTATATGGTATATATCAGTGTAACTGGCGTTCGCCCGGCTTAGATGCCTTGGGAACCTACGTTTTCGATAACTTTATCAATGATACCGTAATCGGCAGCTTCAGCAGCACTCATGAAGTAGTCACGATCTGTATCTTTCTCGATACGCTCCAGCGGTTGGCCTGAACGTTCAGCAATGATGCGGTTCAAGGTATCACGCATTTTCAGGATGCGGCGGGCACGGATTTCGATGTCCGAAGCTTGACCTTGCGCACCACCAAGTGGTTGGTGAATCATAATTTCACTGTTAGGCAATGCAAAACGTTTACCTTTGGCACCTGCGTTCAACAGGAATGCACCCATGGAAGCCGCCATACCTACACAAATGGTAGATACATCCGGTTTGATGAATTGCATTGTATCGTAGATAGCCATACCGGCTGTAATCGATCCGCCTGGGCTGTTGATGTATAAGTGAATGTCTTTCTCCGGATCTTCCGCAGTAAGGAACAACATCTGTGCCATGATGGAATTCGCTACAACGTCATTTACATCACTGCCAAGGAAGATGATACGATCCTTCAGCAATCTGGAATAGATGTCATAGGCGCGCTCACCGCGGTTGCTCTGTTCAACGACCATTGGAATATAACTCACGTGAAAAACCTCCTCGGAAATGTAAATGTTAAATTGGTGTTCTTACTATAAACTGTTACCGTATTAACCACATCATAAACAATTTCAAACAAAAAGTCAAAGAAAGTCAAACTAAGTTTGAAAAAAAAGAAACCTATTCGGTTTCATTGGTTAAAAGGGTTATGAGCTGCTAATTAAGAATGGCGCGCCCGCCAAGAATCGAACTTGGATCTCAGGCTTCGGAGGCCTACGTCATATCCATTGGACCACGGGCGCACATTGATTATCTGCTATTCATTTATGTAGCACTTATGCCTACACATAAATGAGTTTCAAATATGTGACAGCAATAATGATTATAGCTCATGAGTTATTTAATTGCAAGCAGATGATCATACTTGTGGTTTGGATTACCTAGAAATTGATCATGATGAAGTTATATGGATAAAGAGCGCAAATAGGTAAATGCTAAGAGAGGTTTTGGACAGGCTATATGAAAAGTGAATGCAAGCAATATATAGATAGGATTTTTCCTTTTCTTCTATATATGGTATGCAGGAGGTTATCCTCCTTTATGGGAGGTTGACATTGTGAAAATAGGCGCGTACAAACGCCTGAAACGTGTCGAATTTACACTTTGAAACACTTGCATGTCGCGTCAGTTTTAGGTAGAATAGACGTGGGACTTAAAAAGTTAACCCGGGACGTTTTAGGGCCATGAAAGAGAGCTTGGAACGAGAAGCTTGCGGGAGTGGAAAGCATGCGAACGATTTTAGAAGTGCAAAAGCAGCTTCTGCCTGATCTCATGGATGTCTTGAAGAAGAGGTATACGATCCTGCATCAGATCATGTTATCGGATGTGATCGGACGGAGGACGTTAGCCAATTCCATGCAGATGACCGAGCGGGTTCTGAGGGCTGAGACCGATTTGTTAAAGGCTCAGGGACTTATTGAAATTGACAGTGCTGGCATGAAGATCAGCGAGGCAGGGCATGAATTGCTGCAGCAGTTGGAACCCGTCGCCAAAGAGCTGTTTGGATTATCCGAACTGGAAGAGCGCATCAAGCTAGCCTACGGTCTGCAAAAGGTAGTTGTGGTTCCTGGCGATTCGGACATTTCTCCATTTGCCAAACGGGAACTGGGCAGAGCCGGAGCGAAGGCTCTGGGTAATATTATGAGTGATAACGATGTTGTTGCCGTTACTGGCGGTTCAACAACGGCTGAGGTCGCAGAGCAACTGACTCCGCCAACATCGCTGAAAGGTGTCTGGTTCGTACCGGCACGCGGCGGGCTTGGAGAAAGTCTCGAGATTCAGGCCAATACGATCGCATCCACGATGGCAAAACGGGTAGGGGCTCAATACAAACTCCTGCATGTACCGGACTTGCTTAGTGATCATGCTTATGAATCGTTAATCCAGGACCCGAGTGTTCAGGAGATTCTGCAGCTGATCCGCAAATCGCGGATCGTCATTCACGGAATCGGTGATGCCGTAGAGATGGCGCGGCGCCGCAAACTTGCAACAGAGATCATAGAAGAACTCCAGGAGCAAGGGGCCGTATCTGAATCCTTCGGTTATTACTTTAATGATCAGGGTGAGGTGGTACATACCATGCTTACGCTGGGCATGCGACTTCAGGATATTGAACGGACCGATGTCGTGATTGGGATTGCAGGTGGCAAAAGCAAAGCTGCTGCCATACATTCTGTCCTGCGATTTGGTCAGGAAGATATTCTGATTATTGATGAGGCTGCTGCTGAGGTCATCGCCGCCGAATTGGAATAAGGATTTATTTTGCATCACCACTATTGTTGTCTTGACGGACTTCACCGTCTGTCTTGAATATATAAGCTTCATAAAAAAATCAATCAAAACTTGGGAGGAACTTACTCATGATTAAAGTAGGTATTAACGGTTTTGGACGTATTGGTCGTTTGGCATTCCGCCGTATTCAAAATGTAGAGGGCATTGAAGTTGTAGCAATCAACGACTTGACTGATGCTAAAATGCTGGCTCATTTGCTCAAATATGATACAACTCAAGGTCGCTTCGATGGCGATGTTGAAGTACATGATGGCTTCTTCAAAGTGAACGGCAAAGAAGTTAAAGTATTGGCTAACCGTAACCCAGAAGAACTTCCTTGGGGCGACCTGGGTGTAGATATCGTTCTGGAATGTACTGGTTTCTTCACTACTAAAGAAGCAGCTGAGAAACACTTGAAAGGTGGAGCTAAGAAAGTTGTTATCTCCGCACCAGCTACTGGCGACATGAAAACCATCGTTTACAACGTAAACCATGAAATCCTCGACGGTACTGAAACTGTAATCTCCGGCGCATCTTGCACAACAAACTGCCTGGCACCTATGGCAAAAACGCTGCAAGACAAATTCGGAATCGTTCAAGGTTTGATGACTACAATTCACGCTTACACTGGCGACCAAAACACATTGGATGCTCCACACCCTAAAGGTGACTTCCGTCGTGCTCGCGCAGCAGCTGAAAACATCATCCCTAACACAACTGGTGCTGCTAAAGCAATCGGTCTGGTAATTCCAGAACTGCAAGGCAAACTCGATGGTGCAGCTCAACGTGTACCAGTAGCAACTGGTTCCCTGACTGAGCTCGTAACTGTATTGGGTAAAAAAGTTACTGCTGAAGAAGTTAACGCAGTAATGAAAGAAGCTTCCGATCCACAAACTTTCGGATACACAGAAGACGAAATCGTATCTTCCGATATCCAAGGTATCACTTTCGGTTCCCTGTTTGATGCAACTCAAACTAAAGTTCTGACTGTTGGCGACCAACAACTGGTTAAAACTGTAGCTTGGTATGACAATGAAATGTCCTACACTGCTCAACTGGTTCGCACTTTGGAGCACTTTGCAAAAATGATCAAGTAATATCTGCAATAACATAGAGCGGAAACAGATGCTATTGTTTCCGCTCTTTATATATCAACATTTTGCAAATTTCTCAAAAACACCAGGATTGACAAGAGATTTCAGCTCTTGATTGGTCCACCAAATACATGGGTGCGGAGGAAATACAGATGAACAAAAAAAGTGTACGTGATATCGAATTGACAGGAAAACGGGCTTTTGTCCGCGTAGATTTTAATGTGCCGCTCGAAGATGGTAAAATTACAGATGACAAACGTATTCGTGCTACCCTTCCTACGATCAACTACTTGATCGAAAAAGGCGCTAAAGTTATTTTGGCAAGCCACATGGGTCGTCCAAAGGGCGAAGTGGTTGAATCCATGCGTTTGACTCCGGCTGCTGAGCGTTTGTCTGAATTGCTTGGCAAAAAAGTCGTTAAAGCTGACGACTGCATTGGTGATGCGGTAAAAGCTCAAATCGCTGGACTGAACAACGGCGACGTAATGTTGCTTGAAAACGTTCGTTTCTATGCAGGCGAAGAGAAGAATGATCCGGAACTGGCAAAACAATTTGCTGAACTGGCTGACGTTTTCGTTAACGACGCTTTCGGCGCTGCTCACAGAGCACATGCTTCGACAGAAGGTATCGCTCACTTGTTGCCAGCGGTGTCCGGTTTGTTGATGGAGAAAGAACTGGAAGTGTTGGGTAAAGCGATCTCCAACCCTGAGCGTCCTTTCACAGCAATCATCGGTGGTTCCAAGGTTAAGGACAAAATTGATGTCATCGACAATCTGTTGAACATTGCAGATAACGTAATCATCGGTGGTGGTCTGTCCTACACATTCATGAAGGCTCAAGGTTATGAAGTAGGTCAATCCCTGCTGGATGAGTCCAAACTGGATGTAGCTCTGGGCTTTATCGAAAAAGCGAAAAAACTGGGCAAAAACTTCTATCTGCCAGTCGATATCGTAATCTCCGACGACTTCAGCGCAAACGCAAACACGAAGATCGTTGAAGTTGGCGACATTCCTGCAGATTGGGAAGGTATCGACATCGGTCCTAAAACACGTGAGATCTACGCTGACGTGATCAAAAATTCCAAACTCGTTGTATGGAACGGACCAATGGGCGTATTCGAAATCGAACCATTCTCGCATGGTACTCGTGCGGTAGCGGAAGCTTGTGCAACAACAGATGCTTATACAGTAATTGGCGGCGGTGACTCCGCAGCAGCAGCTGAGAAGTTCAAACTGGCTGACAAAATGGACCACATCTCTACAGGTGGCGGTGCATCGCTCGAGTTCATGGAAGGCAAAGTGCTTCCTGGCGTAGTTGCATTGAACGACAAGTAAGTTTTAAGCTATAGCATGAAGGAGTTGAAAACCATGAGAACACCGATTATTGCAGGTAACTGGAAAATGTTCAAAACGGTTTCCGAATCCAATGACTTCATTCAGGAAGTTAAAGGGAAAGCGGAAGTTGAAGGCGTAGAGACTGTGATCTGCGCACCGTTTACGAATCTGCCATCCCTGGTAGAAGCCGTTAAAGGCACAAATATCAAAATTGGTGCCCAAAATCTTCATTTTGAAGATAACGGTGCATTCACAGGTGAAATCAGCGGTGTAATGCTGAAAGACCTGGGTGTGGATTAT from Paenibacillus sp. JNUCC-31 includes:
- a CDS encoding HPr family phosphocarrier protein, which produces MTKHPVVVRLKTGLHARPAALFVQEANKYSSEVFVEKDDKKVNAKSIMGIMSLAISTGTEIQISAEGADAEQAVNALVSLVSKEELENQ
- a CDS encoding phosphoglycerate kinase — its product is MNKKSVRDIELTGKRAFVRVDFNVPLEDGKITDDKRIRATLPTINYLIEKGAKVILASHMGRPKGEVVESMRLTPAAERLSELLGKKVVKADDCIGDAVKAQIAGLNNGDVMLLENVRFYAGEEKNDPELAKQFAELADVFVNDAFGAAHRAHASTEGIAHLLPAVSGLLMEKELEVLGKAISNPERPFTAIIGGSKVKDKIDVIDNLLNIADNVIIGGGLSYTFMKAQGYEVGQSLLDESKLDVALGFIEKAKKLGKNFYLPVDIVISDDFSANANTKIVEVGDIPADWEGIDIGPKTREIYADVIKNSKLVVWNGPMGVFEIEPFSHGTRAVAEACATTDAYTVIGGGDSAAAAEKFKLADKMDHISTGGGASLEFMEGKVLPGVVALNDK
- the gap gene encoding type I glyceraldehyde-3-phosphate dehydrogenase; translated protein: MIKVGINGFGRIGRLAFRRIQNVEGIEVVAINDLTDAKMLAHLLKYDTTQGRFDGDVEVHDGFFKVNGKEVKVLANRNPEELPWGDLGVDIVLECTGFFTTKEAAEKHLKGGAKKVVISAPATGDMKTIVYNVNHEILDGTETVISGASCTTNCLAPMAKTLQDKFGIVQGLMTTIHAYTGDQNTLDAPHPKGDFRRARAAAENIIPNTTGAAKAIGLVIPELQGKLDGAAQRVPVATGSLTELVTVLGKKVTAEEVNAVMKEASDPQTFGYTEDEIVSSDIQGITFGSLFDATQTKVLTVGDQQLVKTVAWYDNEMSYTAQLVRTLEHFAKMIK
- a CDS encoding sugar-binding transcriptional regulator translates to MRTILEVQKQLLPDLMDVLKKRYTILHQIMLSDVIGRRTLANSMQMTERVLRAETDLLKAQGLIEIDSAGMKISEAGHELLQQLEPVAKELFGLSELEERIKLAYGLQKVVVVPGDSDISPFAKRELGRAGAKALGNIMSDNDVVAVTGGSTTAEVAEQLTPPTSLKGVWFVPARGGLGESLEIQANTIASTMAKRVGAQYKLLHVPDLLSDHAYESLIQDPSVQEILQLIRKSRIVIHGIGDAVEMARRRKLATEIIEELQEQGAVSESFGYYFNDQGEVVHTMLTLGMRLQDIERTDVVIGIAGGKSKAAAIHSVLRFGQEDILIIDEAAAEVIAAELE
- the clpP gene encoding ATP-dependent Clp endopeptidase proteolytic subunit ClpP → MSYIPMVVEQSNRGERAYDIYSRLLKDRIIFLGSDVNDVVANSIMAQMLFLTAEDPEKDIHLYINSPGGSITAGMAIYDTMQFIKPDVSTICVGMAASMGAFLLNAGAKGKRFALPNSEIMIHQPLGGAQGQASDIEIRARRILKMRDTLNRIIAERSGQPLERIEKDTDRDYFMSAAEAADYGIIDKVIENVGSQGI
- a CDS encoding PdaC/SigV domain-containing protein; translated protein: MTSWKKWTSALLAAGIIVGSGAVWQDSSVQAASVSTKVTTPTEVTLKSGGKTLTQKGLLQGGSTWVSLTAVKDVAGGSLKYDAKAKEYALTAASNTMTISLIDGSPSVRINNYYPQVEAKLINGRLYIPFSAMRDYLGVQGSWDGKAKTLTLSKVKQNSVAIKAATVKVSIKNAEVDIQYPQVSGLANDKAEAAINKVLKDEVDAFVADFKKQTKEFGDATANRPYAFESSYVVTYNENGVLGLITQRYQDYAGAHGMTFRSGHTFALDSGKELSLDDVIQNNKTVRETLSKKVGDQLKASGGYLEGYKGLNKDQDFYVTPTGVVVFFQLYEYTAYAEGFPEFPFTYKELLPKGTEPFSGLTANK
- a CDS encoding SIMPL domain-containing protein: MGKQWMKPLGAVLVAGTLLVGGTAWVAPGNYAYAAEVQGVQQNVINVVGTGEIQVKPDIAYLSIGVNSTAETAASAQKANAAKIQKVTNLLKNTWKISADDIQTSQFYVQPNYTYSDKDGQKIKGYTAHHTLTVTYRDMDKIGELLDAASQAGANNIENVRFTVEKPESFEAQVIEKAVANADVKAGAIAKAVKRQLGAVLSVSQGDANVPVMYATESLMSQAKSDAVGGTAIETGQVKVSTTLNITYEMK